The proteins below are encoded in one region of Fibrella aestuarina BUZ 2:
- the atpH gene encoding ATP synthase F1 subunit delta — translation MAVGTVATRYAKSLIDLAQEKGIVQELSGDMQFFQKTLAENRQLGVLLKNPIVRNAKKWSIINAVFGSRLNPMTLSFFQIVAQKGRDNILEDIAVAFNQQVDVMKGVERATVITTTPLTDELRTQLKAKVQSLTKAKLVELEEKIDPRLIGGYVLRVGDQQVDASIKSQLNDLRLTFLN, via the coding sequence ATGGCCGTAGGAACCGTTGCTACCCGCTACGCCAAGTCGTTGATCGACCTGGCGCAGGAGAAAGGAATTGTACAGGAATTGTCGGGCGATATGCAGTTCTTCCAGAAGACACTCGCTGAAAACCGGCAATTGGGTGTGTTGCTGAAGAACCCCATCGTGCGCAACGCGAAGAAGTGGAGCATCATCAACGCGGTATTCGGCAGTCGGCTGAATCCTATGACGTTGTCGTTCTTCCAGATCGTAGCGCAGAAAGGCCGCGATAACATCCTCGAAGATATTGCCGTTGCGTTCAACCAACAAGTCGACGTGATGAAGGGCGTCGAGCGGGCCACGGTGATCACCACCACGCCCCTGACCGATGAACTGCGCACGCAGCTGAAGGCGAAAGTACAGTCGCTGACAAAGGCGAAACTGGTTGAGCTGGAAGAGAAAATCGACCCAAGACTGATTGGCGGTTACGTATTGCGCGTAGGCGACCAACAAGTCGACGCGTCGATCAAGAGCCAACTGAACGATCTCCGGCTGACGTTTTTGAACTAA
- the atpF gene encoding F0F1 ATP synthase subunit B: MELLTPDLGLLFWQVVIFGLLFFLLSKFAWKPITQSLKEREDNIQGALDLAEKTRGEMAKLKAENEQILAQARIERDTILRGAKETADKLVADARDKAAVEGQRMLEQAREAMQNERQALVASMKKEVVNLSIEVAEKVLRRELADKSSQEKLVQDLVASSRLN; encoded by the coding sequence ATGGAACTGCTCACCCCCGATCTTGGCCTATTGTTCTGGCAGGTGGTCATCTTTGGCCTTTTGTTTTTCCTGCTGAGCAAATTTGCCTGGAAGCCCATCACGCAGAGCCTGAAAGAGCGTGAAGACAACATTCAGGGCGCGCTGGATCTGGCCGAAAAGACACGCGGCGAGATGGCCAAACTGAAAGCCGAAAACGAACAGATTCTGGCGCAGGCCCGCATCGAGCGTGATACCATCCTGCGTGGTGCCAAAGAAACCGCCGACAAACTGGTGGCCGATGCCCGCGACAAAGCGGCTGTTGAAGGACAGCGGATGCTCGAGCAGGCCCGCGAAGCCATGCAGAATGAGCGGCAGGCCCTTGTCGCATCCATGAAAAAAGAGGTGGTGAACCTGTCAATCGAAGTAGCGGAGAAAGTGCTCCGTCGCGAATTGGCCGATAAATCATCACAGGAGAAACTGGTTCAGGACCTGGTGGCTTCGTCACGCTTAAACTAA
- a CDS encoding ferritin-like domain-containing protein translates to MIKNDDIVEDLNELVKINNDRIQGYMKAVEDTEDTQLDHLFNEMIVQSQNFRSQLADHIVRIDGSAVSDATTTDVSSKIHRAWIDIKSALTGKDRDTVLSSVTFGENAAVEAYESAIENDKLPAYIKEDLTSQLSQLKAAREKMEALKTK, encoded by the coding sequence ATGATTAAGAATGATGATATTGTTGAGGATCTCAACGAACTGGTAAAAATCAATAACGACCGCATTCAAGGCTATATGAAAGCGGTTGAAGATACAGAAGACACGCAACTCGACCACCTCTTCAACGAGATGATCGTGCAGAGCCAGAACTTCCGTAGCCAGCTAGCCGACCACATCGTGCGCATCGATGGCTCGGCCGTTTCGGACGCCACCACGACCGACGTTAGCAGCAAAATTCACCGTGCCTGGATCGACATCAAGTCGGCCCTGACCGGCAAAGACCGCGACACGGTATTGAGCTCGGTGACCTTCGGTGAAAACGCTGCCGTAGAAGCCTACGAGAGTGCTATCGAGAATGATAAGCTGCCGGCTTACATCAAAGAAGACTTGACCAGCCAACTTTCGCAGCTGAAAGCCGCCCGCGAGAAGATGGAAGCGCTGAAAACGAAGTAG
- a CDS encoding TolC family protein has translation MHKGIVVGGILLAIGACKAPQTTIRDENRGVPGKYSYTSDTTNAARIKWQDFFPDQNLRNLIDTALLNNQELNITLQEIAVSQNEVLARQGEYRPFVGVRGGAGVDKVGRYTNIGALEKNIDIAPDRETPEPLPDFLISAFATWEVDIWHKLRNAKQAAVNRYLASVEGRNFMVTNLIAEIATSYYELLALDNQLAIVRQNIEVQNNVLSIIRQEKEAAKVTELAVRRFEAQVLNTQSIQFDLQQRIIETENRINFLVGRYPQPVARNAAAFNGTGLPTVTTGLPSQLLANRPDIRQAELNLIAAKLDVKSAQANFYPSLRLSAALGLNAFTPGYLFNPASMLSSLAGDLVGPIVNKNGIRATYNTATAKQLQAVYQYERTVLNAFTEVTNQLSRIDNLGKSYERKEKEVQALTQSISISNSLFRSARADYMEVLLTQRDAQESRLQLVETRMQQLTATVAVYRALGGGWN, from the coding sequence ATGCATAAAGGAATCGTTGTGGGGGGGATCTTACTGGCCATTGGGGCCTGCAAAGCCCCCCAAACAACCATCCGGGACGAAAACCGGGGTGTTCCCGGTAAGTACAGCTACACGTCGGACACCACGAATGCGGCGCGGATCAAGTGGCAGGACTTCTTTCCCGATCAGAACCTGCGCAACCTGATCGACACGGCCCTGCTCAACAACCAGGAACTGAACATCACGTTGCAGGAGATTGCCGTTTCGCAGAATGAAGTACTGGCTCGTCAGGGGGAATACAGGCCCTTCGTGGGTGTCCGTGGTGGAGCCGGTGTCGATAAAGTGGGGCGATATACCAACATCGGTGCTCTGGAAAAGAACATCGACATCGCCCCGGACCGGGAAACGCCCGAACCCCTGCCCGATTTTCTGATCAGCGCTTTTGCCACCTGGGAGGTCGATATCTGGCACAAGCTCAGGAACGCCAAGCAGGCGGCCGTAAACCGGTATCTGGCGTCGGTAGAGGGTCGGAATTTCATGGTGACTAACCTCATCGCCGAAATCGCGACGTCGTACTATGAGTTGCTGGCCCTTGATAATCAGCTGGCGATTGTTCGGCAGAACATCGAGGTGCAGAACAACGTACTGTCGATTATCCGGCAGGAGAAGGAAGCCGCCAAGGTGACCGAACTGGCCGTTCGGCGGTTTGAAGCGCAGGTATTGAACACCCAGAGTATTCAGTTCGATCTTCAGCAGCGAATCATCGAAACCGAAAACCGGATCAATTTTCTGGTAGGCCGTTACCCGCAGCCGGTGGCTCGCAACGCGGCGGCGTTTAATGGTACGGGGTTGCCTACGGTCACTACGGGTCTGCCCTCGCAACTGCTGGCCAACCGCCCCGACATCCGGCAGGCCGAGTTGAACCTGATAGCCGCTAAGCTGGACGTGAAATCGGCACAGGCGAATTTTTACCCTTCTTTGCGGCTGTCGGCAGCCCTTGGTCTGAATGCGTTCACGCCGGGGTATCTGTTCAATCCGGCGTCGATGCTCTCGTCACTGGCGGGCGATCTGGTTGGACCAATCGTGAACAAGAACGGTATCCGGGCCACGTACAACACCGCTACGGCCAAGCAGTTGCAGGCCGTTTATCAGTACGAACGAACGGTGCTGAACGCCTTCACGGAAGTGACGAACCAGCTGTCGCGGATCGATAACCTGGGCAAGAGCTACGAACGGAAAGAGAAGGAAGTACAGGCGCTGACCCAGTCGATCAGCATTTCCAACAGCCTGTTCCGCTCAGCCCGCGCCGACTACATGGAAGTACTGCTTACCCAACGCGACGCGCAGGAGTCGCGCCTGCAACTGGTAGAAACCCGTATGCAACAGCTAACGGCTACGGTCGCCGTATACCGTGCGCTGGGTGGCGGCTGGAACTAG
- a CDS encoding aldo/keto reductase, producing the protein MQSTTDKPAVASGTITLGGDLTVNRMGYGAMRITGEGIWGPPKDRDEALRVLKRCLDLGINFIDTADSYGPFVSEELIAEALHPYANDLVIGTKGALLRTGPNQWPVDGSRKHLEEALNGSLKRLKLEQIQLYQLHRFDDKVPSEEYLGFLKEAQQQGKIKHIGLSEVTVEQIKEAQQYFEVVSVQNMYSFGQQKWNDVLAYCEDQNIAFIPWYPLGGGDLGNAAAIKRVAERHNATEHQIALAWLLAASPMMLLIPGTSSVKHLEENTAAAEIKLTDDDLQDMPLPAGA; encoded by the coding sequence ATGCAGTCAACAACAGACAAACCGGCCGTAGCGTCGGGAACAATTACACTCGGCGGTGATTTGACCGTCAACCGAATGGGCTACGGAGCCATGCGCATCACCGGCGAAGGCATCTGGGGGCCGCCCAAAGACCGCGATGAAGCCCTACGCGTGCTGAAACGCTGCCTCGACCTCGGCATTAACTTTATCGACACCGCCGATAGCTACGGGCCTTTCGTATCGGAAGAACTAATTGCCGAAGCCCTCCATCCGTATGCAAACGATCTGGTAATCGGCACGAAAGGGGCATTGCTACGTACCGGCCCGAATCAGTGGCCCGTCGACGGTAGCCGCAAGCACTTGGAGGAAGCGCTGAATGGTAGCCTGAAACGGCTGAAACTAGAGCAGATTCAACTGTACCAGCTCCACCGCTTTGATGATAAAGTGCCGTCGGAAGAATACCTCGGCTTCCTGAAAGAAGCGCAGCAGCAAGGCAAGATCAAGCACATCGGCCTATCGGAAGTAACCGTCGAGCAGATCAAAGAAGCCCAGCAGTATTTTGAAGTGGTGTCGGTACAGAATATGTACAGCTTCGGGCAACAGAAATGGAACGACGTGTTGGCTTATTGCGAAGACCAGAACATTGCTTTCATCCCGTGGTATCCACTGGGTGGTGGTGATCTGGGTAACGCCGCCGCCATCAAGCGGGTGGCCGAACGCCACAATGCCACCGAGCATCAGATTGCCCTGGCGTGGCTGTTGGCTGCATCGCCCATGATGCTGTTGATTCCAGGTACGTCGTCAGTGAAGCATTTGGAGGAAAACACCGCCGCTGCCGAGATCAAACTAACGGACGACGATTTGCAGGATATGCCACTGCCTGCTGGCGCATAA
- a CDS encoding prephenate dehydrogenase: MTISIIGIGLLGGSFALAVREKYPKATFVGVDASAVHGQLALAKGIVDTILPLDEALAQSTLVVLATPVNTILSLLPSVLDQLPAGATVLDLGSTKESICALADAHPNRPQFVAAHPMAGTENSGPGAAFKELLPGKNLIICDREKSHPDSLKLAEALFSDIGMKLFYMTPQEHDLHLAYVSHLSHVSAFALGLTVLEKEKDEQAIFDMASTGFGSTVRLAKSSPQMWAPIFDQNRDNVSQALADYIELLQRFKALIDDRDVPASLDFMARANVIRRVLEGIEKR, encoded by the coding sequence ATGACTATCAGCATCATCGGTATTGGCTTGCTGGGCGGCTCGTTTGCGCTGGCCGTTCGGGAAAAATACCCCAAAGCCACCTTTGTGGGCGTCGATGCGTCGGCCGTACACGGCCAACTGGCCTTGGCCAAAGGCATTGTCGATACCATCCTGCCGCTGGATGAGGCCCTCGCCCAAAGTACGCTGGTGGTGTTAGCTACACCCGTTAACACCATTCTGTCCCTGTTGCCGAGTGTGCTGGATCAACTGCCCGCTGGGGCAACGGTGCTCGATCTGGGGTCGACTAAAGAAAGCATCTGTGCGCTGGCCGACGCGCACCCAAATCGTCCGCAGTTTGTCGCGGCGCACCCAATGGCGGGTACCGAAAACTCGGGTCCCGGCGCGGCGTTCAAAGAACTGTTGCCCGGTAAAAACCTGATCATCTGCGATCGCGAAAAAAGCCATCCGGATAGCCTGAAACTGGCCGAAGCACTGTTTTCCGATATCGGCATGAAGCTCTTTTACATGACGCCGCAGGAACACGACCTGCACCTCGCCTACGTGTCGCACCTGAGCCACGTAAGCGCCTTCGCGCTGGGCCTGACGGTGCTGGAAAAAGAAAAGGACGAGCAGGCCATTTTCGATATGGCGAGCACGGGTTTCGGGAGTACCGTCCGGCTGGCGAAAAGCTCACCACAAATGTGGGCACCCATTTTCGACCAGAACCGCGACAACGTTTCGCAGGCACTAGCGGATTACATTGAGTTGTTGCAGCGGTTCAAAGCCCTGATCGACGACCGCGACGTACCGGCCTCCCTCGATTTCATGGCCCGCGCCAACGTCATCCGCCGGGTGCTGGAAGGCATCGAAAAGCGGTAG
- the asnS gene encoding asparagine--tRNA ligase, whose product MSYLPVKQLLQTEPGQTVTVKGWVRTKRESKNAVFIALNDGSTIHTIQAVAEAGQLPDETLRLITTGACVAITGELVASQGAGQAVEVKITDVHIYGPADPEKYPLQPKRHSLEFLREIAHLRPRTNTFSAILRVRHALAFAVHKYYNDNGFYYLNTPIITASDAEGAGEMFRVSTLDPMNPPKTEEGKIDYSQDFFGRETNLTVSGQLEGELGALALGKIYTFGPTFRAENSNTTRHLAEFWMIEPEMAFFELEDNMNLAEDFVKSVIRYALDHCADDLAFLDNRLKEEEKTKKKEEQSEMSLLDKLRFVVDNDFERLTYTQAVEILRNSKPAKKGQFQYEVSWGIDLQSEHERYLVEKHFKKPVILTNYPREIKAFYMKQDDAPATNERGDVFGPTVRAMDVLFPGIGEIIGGSQREDDLDKLTARMHEVGIEPEAIWWYLDTRRFGSAPHAGFGLGFERLVLFVTGMGNIRDVIPFPRTPKSAEF is encoded by the coding sequence ATGAGTTACCTACCTGTCAAGCAACTGCTTCAGACGGAACCTGGCCAGACCGTGACGGTGAAAGGCTGGGTACGTACCAAGCGCGAAAGCAAAAACGCTGTCTTCATCGCCCTCAACGACGGCTCCACTATCCATACGATTCAGGCGGTGGCCGAAGCGGGTCAATTGCCCGACGAAACACTCCGCCTCATTACCACCGGCGCCTGCGTGGCTATCACGGGTGAGCTGGTTGCTTCGCAGGGCGCGGGGCAGGCGGTAGAAGTTAAAATCACCGACGTACACATCTACGGCCCGGCCGACCCCGAGAAATACCCACTGCAACCCAAGCGGCACTCGCTCGAATTCCTGCGTGAGATTGCGCACCTGCGGCCCCGCACTAACACGTTCAGCGCCATTCTGCGGGTACGTCATGCATTGGCCTTTGCGGTACACAAGTATTACAACGACAACGGCTTTTACTACCTCAACACGCCCATCATCACGGCGTCGGATGCTGAAGGGGCCGGTGAGATGTTCCGCGTGTCGACGCTCGACCCGATGAACCCGCCCAAAACTGAGGAGGGTAAAATTGATTACAGCCAGGATTTCTTCGGCCGCGAAACCAATCTGACGGTATCGGGCCAACTGGAAGGCGAGCTGGGTGCGCTGGCGCTGGGCAAGATTTACACCTTCGGGCCGACGTTCCGCGCCGAAAACTCGAACACCACCCGCCACCTCGCCGAGTTCTGGATGATTGAGCCCGAGATGGCGTTTTTCGAGCTGGAAGACAACATGAATCTGGCCGAAGACTTCGTGAAGTCAGTGATTCGGTACGCACTCGACCACTGCGCCGACGACCTCGCGTTCCTCGACAATCGGTTGAAGGAGGAAGAAAAGACGAAGAAAAAGGAAGAACAGAGCGAGATGAGCCTGCTCGACAAGCTGCGTTTCGTGGTCGATAACGATTTCGAGCGGCTTACCTACACGCAGGCCGTCGAGATTCTGCGCAATTCAAAACCCGCCAAGAAAGGGCAGTTCCAGTATGAGGTGAGCTGGGGAATCGACCTGCAATCGGAACACGAGCGGTATCTGGTCGAGAAGCATTTCAAGAAACCCGTTATCCTAACCAACTACCCCCGGGAAATTAAGGCGTTCTACATGAAACAGGACGACGCCCCCGCCACCAACGAACGCGGCGACGTATTCGGTCCGACGGTGCGGGCGATGGACGTGTTGTTCCCTGGCATCGGTGAAATCATCGGCGGCTCGCAGCGGGAAGACGACCTCGACAAACTCACTGCGCGGATGCACGAGGTGGGTATCGAGCCCGAAGCCATCTGGTGGTATCTGGATACGCGCCGGTTTGGCTCGGCCCCACACGCCGGTTTCGGGCTGGGCTTCGAGCGGCTGGTGCTATTCGTAACGGGCATGGGCAACATCCGCGACGTGATCCCCTTCCCCCGCACGCCCAAATCCGCTGAGTTTTAA
- a CDS encoding pyridoxal phosphate-dependent aminotransferase gives MIIPLAHRANQAQEYYFSIKLAEVRTLQAAGHDVINIGIGNPDMMPSDATLKALTQSAYQPGAHGYQSYKGIPALRQAIAGFYQRTYGVTLDPETELLPLIGSKEGITHLSLTFLNEGDEVLVPELGYPAYRAVSQMVGAKVLEYSLQEDNNWQPDWAQMAELVTERTRIIWLNYPHMPTGAPASKALFERAVRFAHDHRVLLCHDNPYSLILNKKAPISLLSVDGAKDVAVELNSMSKSHNMAGWRIGWLAAAKPYIDSVLTIKSNVDSGMFLALQTAAAAALANTDEWHAERNAVYEGRLEAAYAFLDALQCTYARDQEGMFLWAKLPEHIQSADALVDDLLYNKHVFIAPGFIFGPKGNRYIRVSLCMPKEHIWEAVSRLTANG, from the coding sequence ATGATTATCCCTCTCGCCCACCGGGCCAATCAGGCACAGGAATATTACTTCTCGATCAAGCTGGCCGAAGTGCGAACGCTACAGGCCGCTGGTCATGATGTCATCAACATAGGTATCGGTAACCCCGATATGATGCCATCCGACGCCACGCTGAAAGCACTGACGCAGTCGGCCTATCAGCCGGGGGCGCATGGCTATCAGTCGTACAAAGGCATTCCAGCCCTTCGGCAGGCTATCGCGGGTTTCTACCAACGTACCTACGGCGTCACGCTTGACCCGGAGACGGAATTGCTACCGCTGATTGGTTCGAAAGAAGGGATCACCCACCTGTCGCTGACGTTTTTAAACGAGGGTGACGAGGTCCTGGTGCCCGAGCTGGGCTACCCGGCCTACCGGGCGGTGAGTCAGATGGTGGGCGCGAAGGTGCTCGAATATTCGCTCCAGGAAGACAACAACTGGCAACCCGACTGGGCGCAGATGGCCGAACTAGTCACCGAACGTACCCGGATCATCTGGCTCAATTACCCACACATGCCAACGGGCGCACCGGCGAGTAAAGCCCTGTTCGAGCGCGCGGTCCGGTTCGCGCACGACCACCGGGTACTGCTCTGCCACGACAACCCTTACAGCCTGATTCTGAACAAGAAGGCGCCCATCAGCCTGTTGTCGGTCGATGGCGCGAAAGACGTAGCCGTCGAACTGAATTCGATGAGCAAATCGCACAACATGGCGGGGTGGCGCATTGGGTGGCTGGCCGCCGCCAAGCCTTACATCGACTCGGTGCTGACGATTAAAAGTAACGTCGATTCGGGCATGTTTCTGGCGCTGCAAACGGCCGCTGCCGCTGCCTTGGCCAATACCGACGAGTGGCATGCCGAACGGAATGCGGTCTATGAGGGCCGCCTTGAAGCCGCCTATGCGTTTCTGGACGCGCTTCAGTGCACGTACGCCCGCGATCAGGAGGGGATGTTTTTATGGGCTAAATTGCCCGAACACATTCAATCGGCCGACGCCCTGGTTGACGATTTGCTCTACAACAAGCACGTTTTCATTGCGCCGGGCTTTATTTTCGGTCCCAAGGGCAATCGGTACATCCGGGTGTCGCTCTGTATGCCGAAAGAGCACATTTGGGAAGCTGTAAGCCGGCTAACCGCTAACGGCTAG